In a genomic window of Croceibacterium sp. TMG7-5b_MA50:
- the pspF gene encoding phage shock protein operon transcriptional activator, whose protein sequence is MERESQFIGQSGAFLDAVERASRAAPLRRPVLVIGERGTGKELIAERLHRLSDRWDHPLVTMNCAALPETLIEAELFGHEAGAFTGATKARAGRFEEADRGTLFLDELGTLSMAAQERLLRAVEYGEVTRIGASRPVRVDVRIVAATNEDLPRAAETGRFRADLLDRLSFEVITLPPLRVREGDIAVLADYFGRRMAAELGWRDWPGFAPHVAQQLDDYPWPGNVRELRNAVERAVYRWDEWNEPVGHVQFDPFDSPWKPAPPPRAAEVEPAQLAAAVPTGGPHYDTIADLRGAVDAHERAILEHHLGRNRWNQRQTAKALGLSYDQLRHCIRKHSLSE, encoded by the coding sequence ATGGAGCGGGAAAGCCAGTTTATTGGTCAGTCGGGCGCATTTCTGGACGCGGTGGAGCGTGCCAGCCGGGCGGCGCCCCTTCGCCGGCCGGTGCTGGTGATCGGAGAGCGGGGGACTGGCAAGGAACTGATCGCCGAACGCCTTCATCGCCTGTCCGATCGGTGGGATCATCCGCTGGTCACGATGAACTGCGCCGCTTTGCCGGAGACGCTGATAGAGGCGGAGCTGTTCGGGCACGAGGCGGGCGCATTCACGGGCGCGACCAAGGCTCGCGCTGGTCGCTTCGAGGAGGCGGATCGCGGGACCCTGTTCCTGGACGAGCTGGGCACCCTGTCCATGGCCGCGCAGGAACGGCTGCTGCGCGCGGTCGAATATGGCGAGGTGACGCGCATCGGCGCCAGCCGGCCGGTCAGGGTGGACGTGCGCATCGTCGCCGCCACCAACGAGGATCTGCCCCGTGCTGCGGAAACGGGCCGGTTCCGCGCCGACCTGCTGGACCGGTTGAGCTTCGAGGTCATCACCCTACCACCGCTGCGCGTGCGGGAAGGGGACATCGCCGTGCTGGCCGATTATTTCGGGCGGCGCATGGCGGCGGAGCTTGGCTGGCGCGACTGGCCGGGCTTTGCGCCTCACGTGGCGCAGCAGCTGGACGACTATCCGTGGCCCGGCAATGTGCGCGAATTGCGCAATGCGGTGGAGCGAGCCGTCTATCGCTGGGACGAGTGGAACGAGCCGGTGGGCCATGTGCAATTCGACCCGTTCGACAGCCCATGGAAGCCCGCGCCCCCGCCGCGCGCAGCGGAGGTGGAGCCGGCGCAACTGGCGGCTGCGGTGCCGACCGGTGGGCCGCACTACGACACGATCGCCGACCTGCGCGGCGCGGTCGATGCGCATGAGCGGGCGATCCTGGAGCATCATCTGGGTCGGAACCGCTGGAACCAGCGGCAGACGGCGAAGGCGCTGGGCCTGTCCTACGACCAGTTGCGGCACTGTATCAGGAAGCATTCCCTGAGCGAATAG
- the infB gene encoding translation initiation factor IF-2 yields the protein MSDNDDTTTRIRKPLGLKRSVDAGEVKQTFSHGRTNKVAVEVKRSRKLTRPGDKPAPAAAEAPAPAPAPAPVASQPRPVAPPPPPVRPAASAESRREMQERLLREAEEARLAAMEEVSRREDEERQRAAEAERRRADERRSEAEAAAETPAPAPAEPVAETPAPAAAAAPAPAEDAPAAAEAAPAPAAESATDAGTPAEAPAAAAAAPAEVEEAPAIPAPRRFSPVPRPEIRRPAPSEATTRAGDGDKSAAGRAKAAGAALSTGRTATDRNAADRGATNDRDKRRGGKLTVNRALNDDEGARARSLAALKRAREKERRSHGGSSKPREKQVRDVTVPEAITVGELANRMAEKGADLVKALFNMGMMVTVNQTIDQDTAELLVEEFGHTMIRVSADDVDIKQSVDTDPEETLRPRPPVVTIMGHVDHGKTSLLDALRGANVVKGEAGGITQHIGSYQITTKDKQKITFLDTPGHEAFTQMRMRGANVTDIVVLVVAADDGIMPQTIEAINHTKAAGVPMIVAINKVDKPEANPQRIRERLLEHEVVVEQMSGDVQDVEVSAKTGAGLDQLIEAINLQAELLELKARPDREAEATVIEAQLDKGRGPVATVLVRRGTLKRGDTFVVGTQSGRVRALVDDAGKQIKEAGPSMPVEVLGLGGVPQAGDLLTVVENEQRAREVAEYRQQQATEKRTAMAPANLDAMFAGLNSSVIEFPLVVKADVQGSVEAIVQALHNLSNDEIKVRVLQQGVGAITESDVSLAAASKAPVIGFNVRPNANARQLIQRDKVRMMYYDVIYHLTQEIAKEMAGELGPLRIENVVGRAQVKQVFPAGKRDKAAGLLVEEGAIRKGLHARLTRNDVIVSATTIASLRRFKDDVDEVRAGTECGVVLADTNDIRAGDQLEVFEVTEQERTL from the coding sequence ATGAGCGATAACGACGACACCACGACCCGCATCCGCAAGCCCCTGGGCTTGAAGCGTTCGGTCGATGCAGGCGAGGTCAAGCAGACCTTCAGCCACGGCCGGACCAACAAGGTCGCGGTCGAGGTCAAGCGTTCGCGCAAGCTGACGCGCCCAGGCGACAAGCCGGCTCCCGCCGCCGCCGAAGCACCCGCACCTGCGCCTGCGCCTGCTCCGGTGGCCAGCCAGCCGCGCCCCGTCGCCCCCCCGCCCCCGCCCGTGCGCCCCGCCGCATCGGCGGAAAGCCGCCGCGAGATGCAGGAACGGCTGCTGCGCGAGGCCGAGGAAGCCCGGCTTGCCGCCATGGAAGAGGTGAGCCGCCGCGAGGACGAGGAGCGCCAGCGTGCTGCCGAGGCCGAGCGTCGCCGCGCCGACGAGCGCCGCAGCGAGGCGGAGGCCGCCGCTGAGACGCCCGCACCCGCGCCTGCCGAGCCGGTGGCCGAGACGCCGGCACCGGCCGCTGCCGCTGCCCCCGCCCCTGCCGAGGATGCGCCTGCCGCTGCCGAAGCGGCACCCGCACCTGCGGCCGAGTCCGCCACGGATGCGGGTACGCCAGCCGAGGCTCCGGCTGCTGCCGCAGCAGCCCCGGCGGAGGTTGAGGAAGCGCCGGCCATTCCGGCTCCGCGCCGCTTCTCCCCGGTGCCTCGTCCCGAGATCCGGCGCCCGGCGCCAAGCGAGGCCACAACTCGTGCGGGTGATGGCGACAAGTCCGCTGCCGGCCGTGCCAAGGCCGCCGGCGCGGCGCTCAGCACCGGCCGTACCGCGACCGACCGCAACGCGGCCGACCGTGGCGCCACGAACGACCGCGACAAGCGGCGTGGGGGCAAGCTGACGGTCAACCGCGCGCTGAACGATGACGAGGGCGCCCGCGCGCGCAGCCTCGCCGCGCTGAAGCGTGCGCGGGAGAAGGAGCGTCGCTCGCATGGCGGCTCCTCCAAGCCGCGCGAGAAGCAGGTGCGCGACGTCACCGTGCCGGAGGCAATCACCGTGGGTGAACTCGCCAATCGCATGGCGGAGAAGGGCGCCGACCTGGTGAAGGCGCTGTTCAACATGGGCATGATGGTCACCGTCAACCAGACGATCGACCAGGACACGGCGGAGCTGCTGGTCGAGGAATTCGGCCACACCATGATCCGCGTGTCGGCCGACGACGTGGACATCAAGCAGTCGGTCGACACCGATCCGGAGGAGACTTTGCGTCCCCGTCCGCCGGTGGTCACGATCATGGGCCATGTCGATCACGGCAAGACCAGCTTGCTTGACGCCCTGCGCGGCGCCAACGTGGTGAAGGGGGAAGCCGGCGGTATCACCCAGCACATCGGGTCGTACCAGATCACCACCAAGGACAAGCAGAAGATCACGTTCCTGGATACGCCGGGCCACGAGGCGTTCACGCAGATGCGCATGCGCGGCGCGAACGTGACCGACATCGTGGTGCTGGTGGTCGCGGCGGATGATGGCATCATGCCGCAGACGATCGAGGCCATCAATCACACCAAGGCGGCGGGCGTGCCGATGATCGTGGCGATCAACAAGGTCGACAAGCCCGAGGCCAATCCGCAGCGCATCCGCGAACGCCTGTTGGAGCACGAGGTCGTGGTCGAGCAGATGAGCGGCGACGTGCAGGACGTGGAGGTCTCCGCCAAGACTGGCGCGGGTCTCGACCAGTTGATCGAGGCGATCAACCTGCAGGCCGAGCTGCTGGAGCTGAAGGCGCGTCCGGATCGCGAGGCGGAGGCGACCGTGATCGAGGCGCAGCTCGACAAGGGCCGCGGGCCGGTGGCGACCGTGCTGGTGCGTCGCGGCACGCTGAAGCGTGGCGACACCTTCGTGGTCGGCACGCAGAGCGGCCGTGTCCGCGCGCTGGTCGACGATGCCGGCAAGCAGATCAAGGAAGCCGGTCCGTCCATGCCGGTGGAGGTGCTGGGCCTTGGCGGCGTGCCGCAGGCCGGTGACCTGCTGACCGTGGTCGAGAACGAGCAGCGCGCCCGCGAGGTGGCGGAATACCGCCAGCAGCAGGCGACGGAGAAGCGCACGGCCATGGCGCCGGCCAACCTGGATGCGATGTTTGCGGGCCTGAACAGCTCCGTCATCGAGTTCCCGCTGGTCGTGAAGGCCGACGTGCAGGGCTCCGTCGAGGCGATCGTGCAGGCGCTGCACAATCTGTCGAACGACGAGATCAAGGTCCGCGTGCTGCAGCAGGGCGTGGGTGCGATCACGGAGAGCGACGTGTCGTTGGCGGCGGCGTCCAAGGCGCCGGTCATCGGCTTCAACGTGCGACCTAACGCCAATGCCCGCCAGCTGATCCAGCGGGACAAGGTGCGGATGATGTATTACGATGTCATCTATCACCTGACGCAGGAGATCGCCAAGGAGATGGCGGGCGAGCTTGGTCCCCTGCGGATCGAGAACGTCGTGGGCCGTGCGCAGGTCAAGCAGGTGTTTCCTGCGGGCAAGCGCGACAAGGCGGCTGGCCTGCTGGTGGAGGAGGGCGCGATCCGCAAGGGTCTGCATGCCCGTCTCACCCGCAACGACGTCATCGTCAGCGCCACGACCATCGCCTCGCTCCGCCGGTTCAAGGACGATGTGGACGAGGTGCGCGCGGGTACGGAATGCGGTGTGGTCCTGGCCGACACCAACGACATCCGCGCCGGCGACCAGCTGGAAGTGTTCGAGGTGACGGAGCAGGAACGCACGCTCTGA
- the rbfA gene encoding 30S ribosome-binding factor RbfA: MARQPNKNEDPSVRLLKVGERVRHVLSELLTRQTVHDDTLSGHTVSVTEVRMSPDLRQAKAYVKPLLGGDEAEVLTALRRNTAFLQREVAQRLGLKFAPKLRFMSDESFDEAHRIDQLLADPRVSRDLDTDEVDED; the protein is encoded by the coding sequence GTGGCACGTCAGCCGAACAAGAACGAAGATCCGTCCGTCCGCCTGCTGAAGGTAGGCGAACGCGTGCGCCATGTGTTGTCCGAACTGCTGACGCGGCAGACGGTGCATGACGATACGCTTTCCGGTCACACCGTGTCCGTGACGGAGGTGCGCATGTCGCCCGACTTGCGACAGGCCAAGGCTTACGTGAAGCCGTTGCTGGGCGGTGACGAGGCGGAGGTGCTGACCGCCCTGCGGCGCAATACCGCCTTCCTGCAGCGCGAGGTGGCGCAGCGGCTGGGCCTGAAATTCGCGCCCAAGTTGCGCTTCATGTCCGACGAGAGCTTCGACGAGGCGCACCGGATCGACCAGTTGCTGGCCGATCCGCGCGTCTCCCGCGATCTCGACACCGACGAGGTGGACGAGGACTGA
- a CDS encoding thymidine kinase produces MAKLYFYYASMNAGKSTNLLQADFNYRERGMETMRWTAAIDTRDAAPIASRIGLIADAHLFTATTDLWEVVSGSHADRPLACVLVDEAQFLTPAQVWQCARIADEANIPVLCYGLRTDFRGALFPGSAVLLGVADSLIELKAVCHCGRKATMNLRLGDGGDPVQQGEQTQIGGNERYVALCRRHFAEALALYRGGAAVTN; encoded by the coding sequence ATGGCTAAGCTGTATTTCTACTACGCCAGCATGAATGCGGGCAAGTCGACCAACCTGCTGCAGGCGGACTTCAACTACCGCGAGCGGGGCATGGAGACGATGCGCTGGACCGCGGCAATCGACACCCGTGATGCGGCGCCGATCGCCAGCCGGATCGGCCTGATCGCCGATGCCCACCTGTTCACGGCGACGACCGACCTGTGGGAGGTCGTGTCCGGTAGCCATGCGGATAGACCGCTGGCGTGCGTGCTGGTGGACGAAGCGCAGTTCCTGACCCCGGCGCAGGTGTGGCAATGCGCGCGCATCGCCGACGAGGCGAACATTCCGGTGCTGTGCTATGGCCTGCGGACGGATTTCAGGGGCGCACTGTTCCCCGGTTCGGCTGTGCTGCTGGGGGTGGCGGATTCCCTGATCGAACTGAAGGCGGTGTGCCATTGCGGGCGCAAGGCGACCATGAACCTGCGGCTGGGTGACGGCGGCGATCCGGTGCAGCAGGGTGAGCAGACGCAGATCGGCGGCAACGAGCGGTATGTCGCGCTGTGTCGACGACACTTCGCGGAGGCGCTGGCCCTCTATCGCGGTGGCGCCGCTGTCACTAACTGA
- the pspA gene encoding phage shock protein PspA, whose protein sequence is MSDDQVPAPRQQRLTALGSRLDREIERLRTSPTPTMGNILNSGVPLMGIFSRTRDIIAANFTELLDQADDPAKMIRMIILEMEETLVEVRASAARTIADQKEMHRHTVRLEKLQADWAEKAQLALSKDREDLARAALVERKKAADMGGQLKAEIAVLDDSLRAYEEDISKLQTRLREARSRQSQIAARLESAENRVKLRSLMTNERVDDALARFDQLERRVDYAEGRADSLNVAGGRPSLADEIAALEGSDKIDAELEEMKRALGKGADSRQGD, encoded by the coding sequence ATGAGCGACGACCAGGTCCCCGCGCCGCGCCAGCAGCGCCTCACCGCCCTCGGCAGCCGCCTCGATCGCGAGATCGAGCGGCTGCGTACCAGCCCTACGCCCACCATGGGCAATATCCTGAACAGCGGAGTACCCCTGATGGGCATCTTTTCCCGCACCCGCGACATCATCGCGGCGAACTTCACCGAACTGCTCGACCAGGCGGATGACCCGGCCAAGATGATCCGCATGATCATCCTGGAGATGGAGGAGACGCTGGTAGAGGTCCGCGCCAGCGCGGCGCGCACGATCGCCGACCAGAAGGAGATGCACCGCCACACCGTGCGCCTTGAAAAGCTGCAGGCCGACTGGGCGGAAAAGGCGCAGCTCGCGCTCAGCAAGGACCGCGAGGATCTGGCCCGTGCCGCCCTCGTCGAACGCAAGAAGGCCGCCGACATGGGCGGCCAGCTGAAGGCGGAGATCGCCGTGCTGGACGACTCCCTCCGCGCGTACGAGGAGGATATCTCCAAGCTGCAGACCCGCCTGCGCGAGGCGCGCAGCCGGCAGAGCCAGATTGCCGCCCGGCTGGAAAGCGCGGAGAACCGCGTCAAGCTGCGCAGCTTGATGACGAACGAGCGGGTCGACGATGCGCTCGCCCGGTTCGACCAGCTGGAACGCCGCGTCGATTATGCCGAAGGCCGCGCCGACTCGCTCAATGTGGCGGGCGGCCGCCCCAGCCTGGCGGACGAGATCGCCGCACTGGAAGGGTCGGACAAGATCGACGCGGAACTCGAAGAGATGAAGCGCGCCCTGGGCAAGGGTGCGGACAGCCGACAGGGGGACTGA
- the nusA gene encoding transcription termination factor NusA, with protein MASPISANKAELLAIANSVASEKMIDRTIVIEAMEEAIQKAARARYGAENDIRAKLDPMSGDLKLWRVVEVVEEVEDYFKQVSVEQAEKLQKGSAVGDFIVDPLPPVDLGRIDAQSAKQVIFQKVRDAERERQFEEFKDRAGEVITGVIKSVEFGNVIVNLGRAEGIIRRDQQIPREATRVGERIRAWVMKVERNNRGPQIFLSRAHPEFMKKLFAQEVPEIYDGIIEIKAAARDPGSRAKIGVISRDSSIDPVGACVGMKGSRVQAVVQELQGEKIDIIPWSEDTATFVVNALQPATVSRVVLDEDEGRIEVVVPDDQLSLAIGRRGQNVRLASQLTESQIDIMTEEEASEKRQKEFATRSKMFEEELDVDETLSQLLVAEGFAELEEVAYVDLSELAGIEGFDDDLAEELQNRAQEALERQESAHREERKALGVEDALAELPHLNENMLVVLGKAGIKTLDDLADLATDELIARRREGPRRRNTDKPQAGPPARRPQRETDKGGVLGEFGLSEEQGNEIIMAARAHWFADEDDAPQAQEAANAESSQ; from the coding sequence ATGGCCAGTCCGATTTCCGCCAACAAGGCCGAACTGCTCGCGATCGCGAACTCCGTCGCGTCCGAGAAGATGATCGACCGCACCATTGTCATCGAGGCGATGGAAGAGGCGATCCAGAAGGCCGCGCGGGCCCGCTACGGCGCGGAGAACGATATCCGCGCCAAGCTCGACCCGATGAGCGGCGACCTGAAGCTGTGGCGCGTGGTCGAGGTGGTCGAGGAGGTCGAGGACTACTTCAAGCAGGTCAGCGTCGAGCAGGCGGAGAAGCTGCAGAAGGGCTCGGCCGTCGGCGATTTCATCGTCGATCCGCTGCCCCCGGTCGATCTGGGCCGCATCGACGCGCAGAGCGCCAAGCAGGTGATCTTCCAGAAGGTCCGCGATGCCGAGCGCGAGCGCCAGTTCGAGGAGTTCAAGGACCGCGCGGGCGAGGTCATCACCGGCGTCATCAAGTCCGTCGAGTTCGGCAACGTGATCGTGAACCTGGGCCGCGCGGAAGGCATTATCCGCCGCGACCAGCAGATCCCGCGCGAGGCGACCCGCGTTGGCGAGCGCATCCGCGCCTGGGTGATGAAGGTGGAGCGCAACAATCGCGGCCCGCAGATCTTCCTGTCCCGCGCGCATCCCGAATTCATGAAGAAGCTGTTCGCTCAGGAAGTGCCCGAGATCTACGACGGCATCATCGAGATCAAAGCCGCCGCGCGTGATCCGGGCAGCCGCGCCAAGATCGGCGTTATCAGCCGCGATTCCAGCATCGACCCGGTCGGCGCCTGCGTCGGCATGAAGGGCAGCCGCGTGCAGGCGGTGGTGCAGGAACTGCAGGGCGAGAAGATCGACATCATTCCCTGGAGCGAGGACACCGCGACCTTCGTGGTGAACGCGCTGCAGCCCGCCACTGTCAGCCGCGTGGTGCTGGACGAGGATGAGGGGCGCATCGAGGTGGTCGTGCCCGACGACCAGCTGTCGCTGGCGATCGGCCGCCGCGGGCAGAACGTGCGGCTGGCCAGCCAGCTGACCGAGAGCCAGATCGACATCATGACGGAGGAGGAAGCCTCCGAGAAGCGGCAGAAGGAATTCGCCACCCGATCGAAGATGTTCGAGGAGGAGCTGGACGTCGACGAGACGCTGAGCCAGCTGCTGGTGGCTGAAGGCTTCGCCGAGCTGGAGGAGGTCGCCTATGTCGACCTGTCCGAACTCGCCGGCATCGAAGGCTTCGACGACGACCTTGCCGAAGAGTTGCAGAACCGTGCGCAGGAAGCGCTGGAGCGGCAGGAATCGGCCCATCGCGAGGAGCGCAAGGCACTGGGCGTGGAGGATGCGCTGGCCGAGCTGCCGCACCTGAACGAGAACATGCTGGTGGTGCTGGGCAAGGCCGGAATCAAGACGCTGGACGACCTGGCCGACCTCGCCACGGACGAGCTTATCGCCCGCCGCCGCGAAGGGCCGCGCCGTCGCAATACCGACAAGCCGCAGGCCGGCCCGCCGGCCCGCCGTCCGCAGCGCGAGACCGACAAGGGTGGCGTGCTGGGTGAATTCGGCCTGTCGGAAGAGCAGGGTAACGAGATCATCATGGCCGCGCGCGCCCACTGGTTCGCCGACGAGGATGATGCCCCTCAAGCGCAGGAGGCCGCCAATGCGGAATCCTCGCAATGA
- a CDS encoding transcriptional regulator, producing MLVFLDFEASSLSDRSYPIEVGWVWEDGRGEAHLIHPAPRWTDWDMRAQAIHGIARAELETKGEDHAAVARRMVDVLSGHDLCASAPSWDGKWLSALLRAADLPRHSLRLRDSDDVIAESARAILHPHLPADRLQSALETILTLDDLREGAPTHRALEDAQGEWRKWQRVTERAREIAGEHVRA from the coding sequence ATGCTGGTGTTCCTTGATTTCGAAGCCTCGTCACTCAGCGACCGGTCATACCCGATAGAGGTCGGCTGGGTGTGGGAAGACGGCCGGGGCGAGGCGCACCTGATCCACCCGGCACCGCGCTGGACCGACTGGGATATGCGGGCGCAGGCGATCCACGGCATCGCCCGCGCGGAGCTCGAGACCAAGGGCGAGGATCATGCCGCGGTCGCCCGGCGCATGGTGGATGTCCTGTCCGGCCACGATCTTTGCGCCAGCGCGCCGTCGTGGGACGGCAAGTGGCTGTCCGCCCTGCTGCGCGCCGCCGACCTGCCGCGTCATTCGCTGCGGCTGCGCGACAGCGACGATGTGATTGCGGAAAGCGCGCGCGCCATCCTGCACCCTCACCTTCCGGCAGACCGGCTGCAGTCCGCGCTGGAGACGATCCTGACGCTCGACGACCTGCGCGAAGGCGCGCCCACGCACCGCGCGCTGGAGGACGCGCAGGGCGAGTGGCGGAAATGGCAGCGGGTAACAGAACGGGCGCGCGAAATCGCCGGGGAGCACGTCCGCGCCTGA
- a CDS encoding DUF448 domain-containing protein, which translates to MRNPRNEPVSDHDSSDTPERRCILSGDNAGRDAMLRLALGPGGEGGLQPVLPDPLARAPGRGAWVGVDRAALSAALGNGKLKGALARAFRTGALAIPDDLPDLAQAGLTRAFTERLGLEFRAGRLILGSDRIARAAREGKVAALYHAADASADGARKLDQAWRVGREAEGTGLAGTTLPLDRAALSVALGRDNVVHLALTDHGSAQRVSGPLQRLLNFLGAPADGAQLTQARNDGRERLAAPEQADEVMPPEQI; encoded by the coding sequence ATGCGGAATCCTCGCAATGAGCCGGTAAGCGACCACGACAGCAGCGACACGCCGGAGCGGCGTTGCATCCTGTCCGGCGACAACGCTGGCCGGGATGCGATGCTGCGCCTGGCGCTTGGGCCAGGGGGCGAGGGCGGACTGCAACCAGTGCTGCCCGACCCGCTGGCGCGAGCGCCGGGCCGGGGCGCCTGGGTCGGCGTGGATCGTGCGGCGCTGTCGGCCGCGCTTGGCAATGGCAAGCTGAAGGGCGCGCTCGCCCGCGCGTTCCGTACCGGCGCGCTGGCGATCCCGGACGACCTGCCCGATCTGGCACAGGCGGGCCTGACCCGCGCGTTTACCGAACGGCTGGGACTCGAATTCCGCGCCGGACGCCTTATCTTGGGATCGGACCGCATTGCCCGCGCCGCGCGTGAGGGGAAGGTGGCCGCACTGTACCATGCCGCTGATGCCAGCGCCGACGGTGCACGCAAGCTGGATCAGGCGTGGCGCGTGGGGCGGGAGGCGGAAGGAACCGGCCTTGCCGGCACCACCCTGCCACTGGACCGTGCGGCCCTGTCTGTGGCATTGGGCCGCGACAATGTCGTCCATCTGGCGCTGACCGATCACGGATCGGCGCAGCGGGTATCCGGCCCGCTGCAACGCCTGCTGAACTTCCTGGGCGCCCCCGCCGATGGCGCGCAGCTGACACAGGCACGTAACGATGGACGCGAGCGCCTGGCGGCGCCGGAGCAGGCCGACGAGGTCATGCCCCCCGAGCAGATTTGA
- a CDS encoding glutamine amidotransferase, which produces MKTALLLRHLSFEHVGVWQHSLEQRGFTIDYVDAPRQDLSRVDVESPDLLIALGGPVGVHDADKYPFLHGELDLVKRRLASGRPLLGICLGAQQIAHSLGAKVGKIDGPEIGFSALQLADAADASPLAPLGDWPVLHWHGEGFDLPPGAQHLAATGPCPHQAFSIGPNVLGLQFHLEVDGVEIEDWLVGHCSELASNGIDPRTIRADAERYGPELRRRADRVLGAWIDGWRDDAPGAMMKAEQAAFSPA; this is translated from the coding sequence ATGAAGACTGCGCTGCTGCTGCGGCATCTGAGTTTCGAACATGTCGGCGTGTGGCAGCATTCGCTGGAACAGCGGGGCTTCACCATCGATTATGTCGATGCGCCGCGGCAGGATCTGTCGCGGGTGGACGTGGAGAGCCCGGACCTGCTGATCGCGTTGGGCGGCCCTGTGGGCGTGCACGATGCGGACAAATATCCGTTCCTGCATGGCGAGCTGGACTTGGTGAAGCGCCGGCTCGCCAGCGGGCGGCCATTGCTGGGCATCTGCCTGGGCGCCCAGCAGATCGCCCATTCGCTGGGCGCGAAGGTGGGGAAGATCGACGGGCCGGAGATCGGCTTTTCGGCGCTCCAACTCGCTGATGCCGCTGATGCTTCGCCGCTGGCGCCGCTTGGCGACTGGCCAGTGCTGCACTGGCATGGGGAAGGGTTCGACCTGCCGCCGGGTGCGCAGCATCTGGCCGCCACTGGGCCATGCCCGCACCAGGCGTTCTCCATCGGTCCGAACGTGCTCGGCCTGCAATTTCACCTGGAGGTGGACGGGGTCGAGATCGAGGACTGGCTGGTCGGTCATTGCAGCGAGCTCGCCAGCAACGGTATCGACCCGCGCACCATCCGTGCGGACGCGGAACGGTATGGACCGGAACTGCGCCGCCGCGCCGACAGGGTGCTGGGGGCATGGATCGATGGCTGGCGGGACGACGCGCCCGGTGCCATGATGAAGGCGGAACAGGCGGCCTTCTCGCCTGCATGA
- the rimP gene encoding ribosome maturation protein RimP: MADVTRLIEVIEPEAVALGFDLVRVKLTGSGEERTLQVMAEDPATGQLIVEQCMALSRRISDAIDTFEAERGELIAGAYHLEVSSPGIDRPLTRAKDWANWAGHEAHVSLTEPLGDHRKLRGIVQGIDDDGIIAFEDNKHGRLDVPLAQVHSAKLVLTNKLIAATRPLDMSGAEEIMEVPEDISEEEKADD, encoded by the coding sequence ATGGCCGATGTTACCCGCCTGATCGAAGTGATCGAACCCGAAGCTGTGGCGTTGGGGTTCGATCTCGTGCGGGTCAAGTTGACGGGTTCCGGGGAAGAGAGGACGTTGCAGGTGATGGCGGAGGATCCCGCCACCGGGCAGCTGATCGTGGAGCAGTGCATGGCGCTGTCCCGCCGTATCTCCGACGCGATCGACACGTTCGAGGCGGAGAGGGGCGAGCTGATCGCCGGCGCGTATCACCTGGAGGTCAGCAGCCCTGGCATCGACCGGCCGCTGACCCGGGCGAAGGACTGGGCCAACTGGGCCGGGCACGAGGCGCATGTCAGCCTGACGGAGCCGCTGGGCGACCACCGCAAGCTGCGCGGCATCGTGCAGGGCATCGACGATGACGGCATCATCGCGTTCGAGGATAACAAGCACGGCCGGCTGGACGTGCCATTGGCACAGGTCCATTCGGCCAAGCTGGTGCTGACCAACAAGCTGATTGCCGCCACCCGCCCGCTCGACATGAGTGGTGCGGAAGAGATCATGGAAGTCCCGGAAGACATTTCCGAAGAAGAGAAGGCAGACGACTGA
- a CDS encoding site-2 protease family protein has translation MNDTFLLALAMIPALVIAIVCHEVAHGWAALMLGDPTAKERRRLTLNPIRHVDPVGTLLVPGGLALAGMPVFGWAKPVPVDYRRLRDPRTGMMLVAAAGPLTNLVLAALGAVVLGLTARFASGPLDGALGYFVVTAQLFILINIFLALFNLLPIPPFDGSHILEGLLPRRAAMVYDRLRPLGFPLVFVLLVAVPYLFPGSGIVENVVAPPVDWLEGNYMRLAAFVAGA, from the coding sequence ATGAACGACACATTCCTGCTGGCGCTGGCGATGATCCCCGCGCTGGTCATCGCCATCGTCTGCCACGAGGTCGCCCATGGCTGGGCCGCGCTGATGCTGGGTGATCCCACCGCCAAGGAGCGGCGGCGGCTGACGCTGAACCCCATCCGCCACGTCGATCCGGTCGGCACGCTGCTGGTGCCGGGCGGCCTGGCGCTGGCGGGAATGCCGGTGTTCGGTTGGGCCAAGCCGGTGCCAGTCGATTACCGCCGCCTGCGCGATCCGCGCACCGGCATGATGCTGGTCGCCGCGGCCGGTCCGCTGACCAACCTGGTGCTGGCGGCGCTGGGCGCGGTGGTTCTGGGTCTGACCGCCCGGTTCGCCAGCGGGCCGCTTGATGGTGCGCTCGGCTATTTTGTGGTGACGGCGCAGTTGTTCATCCTGATCAACATCTTCCTGGCGCTGTTCAACCTGCTGCCGATCCCGCCGTTCGACGGATCGCACATCCTGGAAGGCCTGCTGCCCCGGCGCGCGGCGATGGTGTATGACCGACTGCGGCCGCTGGGCTTCCCGCTGGTGTTCGTGCTGCTGGTGGCGGTGCCATACCTGTTCCCTGGCAGCGGCATCGTGGAGAATGTGGTGGCCCCGCCGGTCGACTGGCTGGAAGGCAACTACATGCGGCTGGCCGCCTTCGTGGCAGGGGCCTGA